From a region of the Prevotella melaninogenica genome:
- a CDS encoding MerR family transcriptional regulator, which produces MAENPRKLYYSIKEVAQQINVTESLLRYWETEFPHLRPKTTGNRVRQYTEKDIEQIKVIYNLVKVRGFKIAAARKMLQENRSGADKSQKVMETLFSVRDQLKELKKQLDGLV; this is translated from the coding sequence ATGGCAGAGAATCCGCGCAAACTGTATTATTCTATCAAGGAAGTGGCACAGCAGATTAACGTTACGGAGAGTCTGTTGCGATATTGGGAAACCGAGTTCCCACACCTTCGTCCTAAGACGACGGGCAATCGTGTGCGCCAATATACGGAGAAGGACATTGAACAGATAAAGGTTATTTACAACCTTGTCAAGGTGCGTGGCTTTAAGATTGCTGCAGCTCGCAAGATGTTGCAGGAGAACAGAAGTGGTGCTGACAAGAGTCAGAAGGTAATGGAAACCCTCTTCTCTGTGCGCGACCAGCTGAAAGAACTTAAGAAACAGTTAGACGGATTGGTATAG
- a CDS encoding Abi family protein has product MKNQKPRTLDEQLSTLKNRGMHFLNEQLAKEFLNRINYFRLKYFWIGMLDMESGDFKKDTYFEDVIDRYELEKSFRQIIFDAIETLEIGLRTRIISTLSLSTGTGLWYLDNSLFENKYYHKEFVLKLKYEFGRSTDPFARDFIRESKHWDELSFEGDNPDAWMIIETASFGTLSKMYKNLKAQSPLQSAIAKEFGLNSSKELSSWLESISLLRNMIAHHSRLWYKVFAKKPVNIKGYHEKWLNQDMTDNQRKRAFGVVSCVLYLINNLNPKNTIKEQIIKIFSLHPKVPIYMLGFADGWRENPIWK; this is encoded by the coding sequence ATGAAGAACCAGAAACCACGAACGTTAGATGAACAACTTTCCACTTTAAAAAATCGTGGAATGCATTTCCTTAATGAACAATTAGCTAAGGAGTTTCTTAATCGTATAAATTATTTCCGTTTGAAGTACTTTTGGATAGGCATGTTAGATATGGAATCTGGAGATTTCAAGAAGGACACATATTTCGAAGATGTTATTGATAGATATGAATTAGAGAAATCTTTTCGTCAAATAATATTTGATGCGATAGAGACCTTGGAAATAGGGCTACGTACCAGAATTATATCTACCCTTTCATTATCGACTGGCACAGGATTATGGTACCTTGATAATAGCCTGTTTGAAAATAAGTATTATCATAAGGAATTTGTTCTAAAATTAAAATATGAATTTGGAAGAAGTACAGACCCTTTTGCACGTGATTTTATCCGTGAGAGTAAGCACTGGGATGAATTATCGTTTGAAGGAGATAATCCTGATGCATGGATGATTATAGAGACAGCTTCATTTGGCACGCTCTCAAAGATGTATAAGAACCTTAAGGCTCAATCTCCTTTGCAATCGGCAATCGCTAAGGAATTTGGACTGAATTCATCAAAAGAACTTTCAAGTTGGCTGGAATCAATATCTCTATTAAGAAATATGATAGCCCACCACTCAAGATTGTGGTATAAAGTGTTTGCAAAGAAACCTGTTAACATCAAAGGCTATCATGAAAAGTGGCTTAATCAAGATATGACAGATAATCAAAGAAAACGCGCTTTTGGAGTTGTTTCATGCGTGCTTTATCTCATTAACAACTTAAATCCTAAGAATACTATAAAAGAACAAATCATAAAAATTTTCTCTCTTCATCCCAAAGTTCCCATATACATGCTTGGCTTTGCTGATGGCTGGAGAGAGAATCCCATATGGAAGTGA